The sequence GTTAATCTGATTCGTCGATCGGACAGGAAGAAAATTTGGGGATTAGTGACATCAATTTCTTCTACACCCAGGCTAGGATTAAAGCTAGAGAAATCCGCCCGAATGCTTTGAAACAATGACCTAATTTGATCTGCTTCTAGGGCCCGATTTATATCCTCTTCCCTGAGTACAACTTTCACTACTGCCCGTAATGGCTCTAACAGTTTGACTTGATTATTACCTAGGTTGATATTAACCCGATCGGTTTCTAGTTCCAACACATCCACCCGCAAAAAAGGAAAGAAATAAACCCCTCGGCTGGCTAGGCGTACCCGATCGATCTTCCCCTGCAAAATTTGATAATTGGGACTACTATCAACCCGCACAGCTAATTCTTCTATGCGCGGCACTTGTTGGCGGATAGCCCCCTCCACTGCCTGGTTCACTAATATTCCAAAGCCACCCCCTAATCCCAACAGGCTAGTGAGGATAATTGCCAATGTTTCCACCGTTAATTGCCTTTACCTAGCCTCATTACTTTAACAAAAAATCTCCCCTCTCCTACTAAATTTTTATGGTAACCTCTTACAGGAGTTTCTGTAATATTTTCCCTCGGTGACCAACCCTGCCAGCCCAACTGAACTAACTCCCCTCACAGTATTTCGCCATGAATTCGTGGGGCAAATGGATTTATTCGCCGATCGTCAGACAGTCATGGACTACCTAGACCGCCATCAGGGTTGGTTTCGCCGCTGTGCCCATCCCTTCAAAGCTGACCCGATCGGAGACAACGGCTATGCGATCGGAGTGGGTAAAATTGGTGCCTTTGGCTTCAAAGTTGACCCTAGGGTGGGGCTACATCTATTGCCCCAAGACCAGGGGGTATATCGCATTTGCACCATTCCCATTCCTGACCAAGAACCCCAGGGCTATGAAGTAGATTTCAAAGCAGAAATGTACCTTAGGGAAGATGTTGTTCCGCCAGAGTATGAAACCGACATTAAAATTATGACTAAGGTGGAATGGCATCTTGTTCTCACTGTCTCCCTGCGCTTTCCCCCCTTTATTCATCGACTACCCCAGGAAACTATCCAATCCACAGGAGATGCCATACTAGCTATGATTGTACGCCGCGTCTCCAACAGCTTAACAAAAAAGGTGCAAGCTGACTTTCACCACAGCCATGACATTAAACTGCCCAAGAAATACAGGTACGACCCCGCTAAAACAGTCGCTTCGATCCGTCCGGGCGAATCGTCGCCCAGTTAGTCTTTGCCATTGCCAGTTGCTCATCCGTCACCCTAGCCGCCTTCAGGTCTGCCCCCTGTAAATTTGCTCCCTTCAAATTGGCATTGGTGAGAAATGCCCCCTTGAGGTTAGCCCCGCTGAGATTTGCCCCACTCAAATTTGCTTTGCCCATGTAAGCGTATTGCAGGTTGGCTTCCCGCAGGTCAGCATTGACGAGATTCGCTCCGCCCAAATCCGCCTTGGTAAGAATAGCCCGCTGCAACTTCGCATGACTGAGGTTTGCCCCCGACAGTTTAGCTTGGGTCATGATGCTCCCTTGAAAACTAGCTCCCGTCAAGTCGGAATGGGAAAAGTCCGTCTCCATCAGCTTGGCGCGACTCATAACAATCCCCTGCAAATTGGCACTAGCAAGGGAAGCCTTAGATAGATCTTGGTTAGCAAAGTTGCGCTTACCATGATTGTATTCCACTATTACCTTGCGCCCGCCCTTCAAATCCTTAGCGGGATTACGCTCCGGTGCCCGCGTGAGCATTCCCTGCCCCCCCAAATCCTGTTGCCGCGTATTTTCTACTGGACTACGAGTAATTCTACCCCGCCCAGGGATAGGCGGACGAGCGGCAGGACTAGTAGTTGGACTACGGGAAATGGAAGGACTGATAGTGGAGGCAGGGGCACTAGCTAGGTCTTTGATTACTTCATCTGCCGTGCGGTAGCGCTGGCTCAGGGACTGCTGCAACATCTTGTCGAAAATTGCCATCATGTCCTCACTCATCTTGACCTGCGCCCGCCAGTTAATTTCCCCTGTGCGGGGATCATGCCCATAGTCCTTTGGTGAACGCCCCGTCATCAGGTATAAACAAGTCATTGCCATGGCATAGATGTCACTGGAATACACCGGCCGCATTGCCATCTGTTCTGGCGGCGCAAACCCTGGCGTGCCAATGGCAAAATTAGTCAGTAAGGCACTGGGGTCTTGTTCCGCCAACTGGGGATTAAGCTGGGTGGAAACCGCGCCAAAGTCAATCAGCACTAGTTTGCCGTCCTGTTTGCGGCGAATAATGTTGGCAGGCTTAATATCGCGGTGAATCACACCGTTTTCATGGATAAATGACAGCGCCGGCAGAATTTCCAGTAATAACTTGCGGATTTCCTCTTGACTGAAGACACCATTGCGCTCCAGTTCCTGCTTAAGGGTTTCTCCCTCTATGTACTCTTGAACTAGGTAGAAATAACCATTTTCCTCAAAGTAGTCCAATAGGCGGGGAATTTGGGGATGATTGCCAATTTTACCAAGGGTGTAGGCTTCCCGTTCGAACAGTTCCCGCGCCATCTTTATCACACTGGGGGACTGGGTACTAGGACGCAATTGCTTTACTACACAGACAGGCTTACCAGGTAGTCCGTAGTCATTGGCTAGAAATGTGGCTCCAAATCCCCCTTTACCCAATGGGCGGCTTGCTACATATCTGCCCCGCAGCCTCAAACTGGCGCCACAGGAGGCACACACATCATCCCGCTCAGGAGGGTTCTGGGGAGAGCTACAGTTGGGATTAACGCAATAACTCACGGTTCTGACTCAATTAACCATAGTCCAAGTCTATTCTAAACCCCAAATTAGTAATCTTCGCGCTCACTTGGATCAATGTCAGGGTAGTCAGTAGACTCAGAGTTGGTAGGACGGGGTCGACGGCGACGGGAAGCACTAGCTTCTATATCTTCATTGTTACTGCTGCGACCAGGCTTAGAACGAGGACGACGGGGAGTAACAGGCTTAATATCCTCATCTAACACGTCAATTATTGAGTTATCATTGCTAGAGCGGGGACGGGCACGGCGACTGCGGCGCGGTTTGGGCGGTTCTACGTCTCCCTCCAGTTCAGAAGGACGGTAGGGACGCATCTGGGGCGGCTGCTTGGTCAGAGGACGGTCGGGAATCTCGTGGGCATAATCGTACTCCTGGTACTCGTAGGGAGGAGCAATAGGCGGTTCCTCTTCCTCGATCGGTTGGTTGATCGCTGCCCGTCGGGCTTGCATAGAAACTGTCTGGCGTAAACTCAAGGTTTCCAGTCCAAACCACCAGCCAAATCCCACCAATAGCATCTGGGCAAACTGGGTTGTTTGGTCCATCTTAAAGTTATAGAACAGAAGCACCAACCCGTAGATAAAGGCTACTGCTGCCAGGAAGATGTCATGGTCGCGGGAGAGTTCCGGTCGCCAGTTACGGATGAAATACAACCCCACTCCGCCCAAAATAGCAGAGATGGCGAGGAAAAGGATCAGCGGATTCCCACCTATGGCGATACCAAATTGCCCACCTGCACCTTGGGCAATTAGGGGAATGTAGTGTAACATGGCAACCTCTCTAGTTATATGTATGGACAACTACTGACTACGGCGCTTGATCTTGTCGTTTTGGCTGACAACAATCAGTGCACCAAAGAGGGTGACTAGTACTACTGCCCCCCAGAATAATCCCCAAAAAAAGTTGATAAGTGAAGGTGTCATAGTTTTTTGTTAAATCCATCTAGGACTATATTATCATCCCCAGATTGTCTTCGCTATATTTTAGCCCCTTCCCCCCTACAGTAAAATGAGGGTAGTGCTGTAATAGCTCCCCCCAATGGATATTTACTGCTCCCGCCCTGGCTGTACGCAACCCCACAATCACTTCCCTGATGTGGACACTACCAGTATAAGGACTACATCTGTAGGTCAGTTATTTTGCCGAACCTGTGATATGCCCCTAATTTTAGATGGGCGCTATGTAATTGAGAAACCTTTGGCCCAGGGGGGCTTTAGTATTACCTATCTGGCCCGGGACCGCCGCACACCAGGAATGAAGCGTTGTGTGGTTAAACAGTTGATTTTACATGGCTACAATGAGGAACAGAAGCGCAAAGCTAAGGAACTATTTGCCAGGGAAGGTGCCATTTTAGAGGAATTGGGTGAACATCCCCAAATACCCGACCTACTAGCTTTTTTTGAATTGGAGGTAGACGGGGAAAGTTTCTTCTACCTGGTGCAGGAATACATAGATGGTGTGACCTTGGAAAGTTTAATCAATGACTTTGGTCCCCTACCTACTAGTGATGTCCTAGATGTCTTGCGCAAATTATTACCAGTGGTGCAGTTCGTCCACGATCGGGGGGCAATCCACCGTGATATTAAACCCGCTAACATAATGGTGCACCGTCAGACGCAGGAATATTATTTGTTAGATTTCGGGGCAGTAAAGCAAATTCGCTCCATCACTGATAGAGGGTTGCACCGATCGACAGCAATTTACACCCCTGGTTATGCCGCACCAGAGCAGATGAGCGGCAGCAGAATTTGTCCCGCTACTGATATTTATGGTTTGGGGGCAACTTGTGTGTTCCTACTAACGGGGAAACATCCGGACGAAATGCTAGATACCGTCACTCAGCGCATACAGTGGCGTGCCCATGCCAGGCGACTAAATACTGGCTTTGCCGATATCATCGATCGGATGGTTGCCCCTAGTTTAGGGGAGCGTTATAGCAGTGCTAATGAAGTTTTGACTGATTTAGAGAAGTTAAATACGCCCAGTGTGTCCCCCCCGGCAGCGGAGTCAATTCCTGCACCAGCACCACAAGGGCCCCAATTCCAACCTGCCGACGATATAGAAATAGAAATACCACCGCCCAAAATTAAAAGCATACCCGCTGAGACTGGTATAAACAAGTTAGCTAAGTCTATCAATCAAATTCCTCTAAGCTCTTTTATTCTCAGTGGATTTAGCTTTGGCTTTCAAATTGGGGCTTGGGGAATTTTACTACTGGCTAAGGGCAGTCAGATTATGGGACCTTTTACGATGTTCCTGTTGGCTGGCATTCTCCTAGGGTTGTTATTTCTGCGAGTGGTAAATATCCTGGATAACAAAGATATGCTAGCTTCTACAGTGGTTACATCTGTCCTGTTCTTGATCCTCAAAGGTATTTTCCGTTTTGCTCAGCCCAAGATCGGCGAATTTCTCGCTGTGTGCCTAATTTGTGGCTTTGGTCTGGTGGCAGCTTTAACTTTGTTTCGCCTGCTGAACCAGATTCTGCGCCGCCTCCTCTAGCTCTCCCCTGGGTCATCCTGCAGGAGCTTGTTGTTTGTGAGGAATGACCACTCAAGGGGATGGGTACAAAATACTCGCCAACCTCGGTTGCAATCTATAGCTATTTCAAATAGGTTTGAGACAGTAGCTTGTGTAATAGTTGCGGACTATCTCATAAAGAAAAGCCATGCTCAATATCATTAATATCTGGTAGATCATCCGTGTTGAGTCTATGAAGAAAACTGACAATAGGCTAGCCCGTTTTAATGCCTTGGAGAACGTGCTGATTCTGGGTTAATACTACTGAACTTTAGATTAGGAATAGGTCAGCCATGGTGTTTATACTTCTGTCGCAATTAGAGTATTCATCTGTAGGCAAACGACGTAAGAAGGAGTTCACAACCTTGGGCATCTGATTTACCACAAGCCATGATTTACATCTTTTTTCCTCTTTTCCAACTATGGTTCAACACTTGTTGAAGAATAAGAATACAGAGGCATCTTATACATGCTTTGCTCAGCCCTGTCTATCAGCACGGCGAATCCTCCTGAGGGCTCAGATGTTGATAGGGGAGTTGACAGACTTTCTCAATCGGGATGACAGGATTTGAACCTGCGACTCCCTCGTCCCGAACGAGGTGCGCTACCAAGCTGCGCTACATCCCGTGCCTTCAATCATACCAGATCACAGACCTTCTAGGAGATGGGAATGAATTAGGGCCCGATCGCTAACTGCTGCAATTTGCGTGGGACTGAGGGCTTCTCCGTTAGCAAAGTGTTCCAGCCAGGCTTGACAGAGATATTGGGGGTCAGTGATTGCCGCAACTGGGCAACCGGGCAACCCAAATTCCTGCATCAGTTGTCTCACCTTGGGGTCATAGTCAATTGCCCAGCATCGATTTGCCTGGGAAAGGGCCATAATTAAACTGTGGAAACGCATACCGATCGTCATCTCCACTCCCGCAAATAGCCCTTTGAGGCTCTGGGGCTTAGCAACAGTCAGGATCGTGCTCTGGGGTATATGCAAGAACTCAGCGATCGCTCTATCCTGGGAGGGCTGGAAAGGAACAAGGAGAATATGGGTATCAGTAGCTTGCTGAAAGTACGTGAGGGCGGTTTTGAGAATGGCTAAACGTTGCTGATTAAGGTCACGGTGGGGACGCACCACCACAGCCACTCGGGGAGCGGGCAATTGCCAGATGGCAGCCGATCGGTCAATGTCTAACGCCCAGACAGGGTCAGGGGCAACCAAAACCTCATAACCCCAACTCCGTAACAATTCAGCGGAGAGATTGTCCCGTACACTAATCCGATCGATGGCTGGGAATACTTGTTGCGTAAACCATCTAGTCAGAGAGTGTTTGAGAGGTCCTAGCCCCTGCGCCCAGGCAATTGTGGTCAAACCCAACTTTTTTGCTAACCACAGCAAGCCACCATAGTAGAAAGGACTGCGCCAACTGCTGACATCTTGCAGGAGACTGCCACCACCCCAGATAAAGACATCCGATCGTTTTAATGTTTGGAAAATTAATCCCCAGTTATAACAGTCAATAGCTTCCACCTGATGCAGTTTTGCTGTAGCCAGGGGAGCAGCAGTAAGCACAATTGGTTCCACATGGGCAGGCAAAAGTTGGAGTAAAGTAGCCAGAAGCGCCTCATCACCCCCATTGCCCCTGCCGTAGTAACCGCAGATAACTGCTCTAGTCATTTAGCAACTGGAAAAATGCTGCATCAATCTCGTAGCCTAGGACTTGTACCATCTGTTGTAGTTTCGTTGTTGCCACTATTCCCCTACCCTTGAGCCAGCGATCGATCGTGCACAACTTGGACATGACGAAAATCTCCAAAGCTTCTGGATAGAATTCAATCCCTTCTGCCTGGGAAAAACGATGGGGAACAAGCATAGCCGTATAGCGCCCTAACTCCTCGCGCCAATCCAAAATATAGGGCAACCAGGGGTAATAGCTATCCAGGCGAATGAACCACAGCCGTACCTCTGGAATTTCGGAGAGTTCACGGGGGTCAGCGGGGTCACGATCGTAGAGCACCTGAAAGCGCAAGGACTGTTGCAATTCCCCTTGGATAAGGGAAGCAATTGTAGAATGGGCACAAGCAAGGTTGAGTTTGACAATGCTAGCGTGGTCAACGGTAATCAAGCCCAGTCCCTACCTTGAACAACAGCACCATCATAACTCTATAACTGGAATAAATTGTAAACGAATGGGGAAATAGGTAGTTTTCTCCTCTATACTCCAGTCAAAATTGGCGAAACAACTATGGCAAAACTCAGAGTGGCAATCAACGGTTTTGGGCGCATCGGCAGACTGGTGATGAGGGCTGGTATTCACAATGACCAGTTAGAATTTGTGGGGATCAATGACTTGGTACCCGCTGACAACCTGGCTTACCTGTT is a genomic window of Pseudanabaenaceae cyanobacterium SKYG29 containing:
- a CDS encoding CRR6 family NdhI maturation factor encodes the protein MITVDHASIVKLNLACAHSTIASLIQGELQQSLRFQVLYDRDPADPRELSEIPEVRLWFIRLDSYYPWLPYILDWREELGRYTAMLVPHRFSQAEGIEFYPEALEIFVMSKLCTIDRWLKGRGIVATTKLQQMVQVLGYEIDAAFFQLLND
- a CDS encoding serine/threonine-protein kinase — protein: MSYCVNPNCSSPQNPPERDDVCASCGASLRLRGRYVASRPLGKGGFGATFLANDYGLPGKPVCVVKQLRPSTQSPSVIKMARELFEREAYTLGKIGNHPQIPRLLDYFEENGYFYLVQEYIEGETLKQELERNGVFSQEEIRKLLLEILPALSFIHENGVIHRDIKPANIIRRKQDGKLVLIDFGAVSTQLNPQLAEQDPSALLTNFAIGTPGFAPPEQMAMRPVYSSDIYAMAMTCLYLMTGRSPKDYGHDPRTGEINWRAQVKMSEDMMAIFDKMLQQSLSQRYRTADEVIKDLASAPASTISPSISRSPTTSPAARPPIPGRGRITRSPVENTRQQDLGGQGMLTRAPERNPAKDLKGGRKVIVEYNHGKRNFANQDLSKASLASANLQGIVMSRAKLMETDFSHSDLTGASFQGSIMTQAKLSGANLSHAKLQRAILTKADLGGANLVNADLREANLQYAYMGKANLSGANLSGANLKGAFLTNANLKGANLQGADLKAARVTDEQLAMAKTNWATIRPDGSKRLF
- the csaB gene encoding polysaccharide pyruvyl transferase CsaB, which produces MTRAVICGYYGRGNGGDEALLATLLQLLPAHVEPIVLTAAPLATAKLHQVEAIDCYNWGLIFQTLKRSDVFIWGGGSLLQDVSSWRSPFYYGGLLWLAKKLGLTTIAWAQGLGPLKHSLTRWFTQQVFPAIDRISVRDNLSAELLRSWGYEVLVAPDPVWALDIDRSAAIWQLPAPRVAVVVRPHRDLNQQRLAILKTALTYFQQATDTHILLVPFQPSQDRAIAEFLHIPQSTILTVAKPQSLKGLFAGVEMTIGMRFHSLIMALSQANRCWAIDYDPKVRQLMQEFGLPGCPVAAITDPQYLCQAWLEHFANGEALSPTQIAAVSDRALIHSHLLEGL
- a CDS encoding Ycf66 family protein, with amino-acid sequence MLHYIPLIAQGAGGQFGIAIGGNPLILFLAISAILGGVGLYFIRNWRPELSRDHDIFLAAVAFIYGLVLLFYNFKMDQTTQFAQMLLVGFGWWFGLETLSLRQTVSMQARRAAINQPIEEEEPPIAPPYEYQEYDYAHEIPDRPLTKQPPQMRPYRPSELEGDVEPPKPRRSRRARPRSSNDNSIIDVLDEDIKPVTPRRPRSKPGRSSNNEDIEASASRRRRPRPTNSESTDYPDIDPSEREDY
- a CDS encoding photosystem II reaction center X protein, yielding MTPSLINFFWGLFWGAVVLVTLFGALIVVSQNDKIKRRSQ
- a CDS encoding DUF2993 domain-containing protein, which gives rise to METLAIILTSLLGLGGGFGILVNQAVEGAIRQQVPRIEELAVRVDSSPNYQILQGKIDRVRLASRGVYFFPFLRVDVLELETDRVNINLGNNQVKLLEPLRAVVKVVLREEDINRALEADQIRSLFQSIRADFSSFNPSLGVEEIDVTNPQIFFLSDRRIRLTASLSPRRKEIKPLDVTADLAIEVLPNGNIKLSRVDLYVEGMKIPDILINTLVRGVNRLLDLTQLEAQGIKARVLKFEISQGQIQFIGFTQLDRLP
- a CDS encoding DUF1997 domain-containing protein, which gives rise to MTNPASPTELTPLTVFRHEFVGQMDLFADRQTVMDYLDRHQGWFRRCAHPFKADPIGDNGYAIGVGKIGAFGFKVDPRVGLHLLPQDQGVYRICTIPIPDQEPQGYEVDFKAEMYLREDVVPPEYETDIKIMTKVEWHLVLTVSLRFPPFIHRLPQETIQSTGDAILAMIVRRVSNSLTKKVQADFHHSHDIKLPKKYRYDPAKTVASIRPGESSPS
- a CDS encoding serine/threonine protein kinase; this encodes MDIYCSRPGCTQPHNHFPDVDTTSIRTTSVGQLFCRTCDMPLILDGRYVIEKPLAQGGFSITYLARDRRTPGMKRCVVKQLILHGYNEEQKRKAKELFAREGAILEELGEHPQIPDLLAFFELEVDGESFFYLVQEYIDGVTLESLINDFGPLPTSDVLDVLRKLLPVVQFVHDRGAIHRDIKPANIMVHRQTQEYYLLDFGAVKQIRSITDRGLHRSTAIYTPGYAAPEQMSGSRICPATDIYGLGATCVFLLTGKHPDEMLDTVTQRIQWRAHARRLNTGFADIIDRMVAPSLGERYSSANEVLTDLEKLNTPSVSPPAAESIPAPAPQGPQFQPADDIEIEIPPPKIKSIPAETGINKLAKSINQIPLSSFILSGFSFGFQIGAWGILLLAKGSQIMGPFTMFLLAGILLGLLFLRVVNILDNKDMLASTVVTSVLFLILKGIFRFAQPKIGEFLAVCLICGFGLVAALTLFRLLNQILRRLL